A section of the Fundulus heteroclitus isolate FHET01 unplaced genomic scaffold, MU-UCD_Fhet_4.1 scaffold_172, whole genome shotgun sequence genome encodes:
- the LOC118558871 gene encoding neurofilament medium polypeptide-like isoform X2, whose protein sequence is MAISAGEIRYVLLEWTEGEDGGAHSILPIDCVRNFSFKEFLMRTEKTEKLVEWRKGRQPWPVHRARIVEVAKFEKTLKIKLREIEMEKEDTQGQTKRPHIPNSKYSEQQGLTEKASKEKVDNQKGGASKSKHQVGEKQEGHDILSKNKQEKVAEEEEEEEGEVEGEEEEEEALHYRSSKNKRASEEEECIGDEEDIIPPSKKKTAAEVRKHLDEQMWEKRKLDQMQRNSQELRNELQTLKNENERLKDIIINHIPQIKSDLAIIAQKTGRTPVEDLDSSFLTFVQPIPERRSSTEETEPFKKSHMVTELFGETPQTASTAETSAKTQIEVIKGSGVFCQAEAWKAARLATSATAMVRNLLMGTFVLETLLKSNLNGGKPTRGDGEQLVALDQIKKAAIIGINRDCIRCYIEEVASSQPRADRHIH, encoded by the exons ATGGCGATATCAGCGGGAGAGATCCGTTATGTTCTTCTAGAATGGACTGAGGGTGAGGACGGAGGGGCGCATAGTATTTTGCCCATCGACTGTGTCCGaaatttttcatttaaagaatTTCTTATGAGGACCGAAAAAACGGAGAAGCTGGTGGAATGGCGAAAAGGCCGCCAACCGTGGCCGGTGCACCGAGCCAGAATTGTTGAAGTGGCAA AATTTGAAAAAACTCTCAAAATTAAACTGCGTGAGATCGAGATGGAGAAAGAAGACACACAAGGGCAAACAAAACGTCCTCACATCCCAAATTCTAAGTACAGTGAGCAGCAGGGGCTAACTGAGAAGGCTTCAAAGGAAAAG GTTGACAATCAAAAGGGAGGGGCTTCCAAATCCAAGCACCAGGTGGGTGAGAAGCAGGAGGGTCATGACATACTTTCAAAGAACAAG CAGGAGAAggtggcagaggaggaggaagaggaggagggtgaGGTAgagggtgaggaggaggaggaggaggcgctTCATTACAGATCTTCAAAGAACAAG CGGGCCAGCGAAGAGGAAGAGTGCATTGGGGATGAAGAGGACATAATACCACCGTCTAAGAAAAAG ACAGCTGCTGAAGTTAGAAAACACCTGGACGAACAGATGTGGGAGAAAAGAAAGCTCGACCAAATGCAAAGAAATTCGCAGGAGTTGAGGAATGAACTCCAAActcttaaaaatgaaaatgaacgTCTGAAAGACATTATCATCAATC ATATCCCTCAAATTAAAAGTGACCTCGCCATTATTGCTCAAAAG ACTGGAAGGACTCCTGTGGAAGATCTTGATTCCTCCTTCTTGACTTTTGTGCAACCG ATTCCAGAAAGGAGATCGAGCACAGAGGAGACCGAGCCCTTTAAAAAGAGTCACATGGTGACTGAGCTCTTTGGAGAGACACCACAG ACTGCATCAACAGCTGAGACCTCAGCAAAAACACAG attgAAGTTATAAAGGGCTCTGGAGTGTTTTGCCAGGCAGAAGCATGGAAAGCAGCCCGCCTTGCCACCTCTGCTACTGCCATGGTGCGGAATCTGCTAATGGGCACCTTTGTCCTGGAGACTTTGCTGAAAAGCAACctaaatg gtGGGAAGCCAACCAGAGGGGATGGGGAGCAGCTGGTCGCCCTTGACCAAATTAAAAAGGCAGCCATTATTG GCATCAACAGAGACTGTATAAG ATGCTACATTGAAGAAGTGGCCAGCAGCCAGCCGAGGGCAGATAGGCACATCCATTAA
- the LOC118558871 gene encoding neurofilament medium polypeptide-like isoform X1: protein MAISAGEIRYVLLEWTEGEDGGAHSILPIDCVRNFSFKEFLMRTEKTEKLVEWRKGRQPWPVHRARIVEVAKFEKTLKIKLREIEMEKEDTQGQTKRPHIPNSKYSEQQGLTEKASKEKVDNQKGGASKSKHQVGEKQEGHDILSKNKQEKVAEEEEEEEGEVEGEEEEEEALHYRSSKNKRASEEEECIGDEEDIIPPSKKKTAAEVRKHLDEQMWEKRKLDQMQRNSQELRNELQTLKNENERLKDIIINHIPQIKSDLAIIAQKTGRTPVEDLDSSFLTFVQPIPERRSSTEETEPFKKSHMVTELFGETPQTASTAETSAKTQIEVIKGSGVFCQAEAWKAARLATSATAMVRNLLMGTFVLETLLKSNLNGGKPTRGDGEQLVALDQIKKAAIIDATLKKWPAASRGQIGTSINSKLTELRRSTR, encoded by the exons ATGGCGATATCAGCGGGAGAGATCCGTTATGTTCTTCTAGAATGGACTGAGGGTGAGGACGGAGGGGCGCATAGTATTTTGCCCATCGACTGTGTCCGaaatttttcatttaaagaatTTCTTATGAGGACCGAAAAAACGGAGAAGCTGGTGGAATGGCGAAAAGGCCGCCAACCGTGGCCGGTGCACCGAGCCAGAATTGTTGAAGTGGCAA AATTTGAAAAAACTCTCAAAATTAAACTGCGTGAGATCGAGATGGAGAAAGAAGACACACAAGGGCAAACAAAACGTCCTCACATCCCAAATTCTAAGTACAGTGAGCAGCAGGGGCTAACTGAGAAGGCTTCAAAGGAAAAG GTTGACAATCAAAAGGGAGGGGCTTCCAAATCCAAGCACCAGGTGGGTGAGAAGCAGGAGGGTCATGACATACTTTCAAAGAACAAG CAGGAGAAggtggcagaggaggaggaagaggaggagggtgaGGTAgagggtgaggaggaggaggaggaggcgctTCATTACAGATCTTCAAAGAACAAG CGGGCCAGCGAAGAGGAAGAGTGCATTGGGGATGAAGAGGACATAATACCACCGTCTAAGAAAAAG ACAGCTGCTGAAGTTAGAAAACACCTGGACGAACAGATGTGGGAGAAAAGAAAGCTCGACCAAATGCAAAGAAATTCGCAGGAGTTGAGGAATGAACTCCAAActcttaaaaatgaaaatgaacgTCTGAAAGACATTATCATCAATC ATATCCCTCAAATTAAAAGTGACCTCGCCATTATTGCTCAAAAG ACTGGAAGGACTCCTGTGGAAGATCTTGATTCCTCCTTCTTGACTTTTGTGCAACCG ATTCCAGAAAGGAGATCGAGCACAGAGGAGACCGAGCCCTTTAAAAAGAGTCACATGGTGACTGAGCTCTTTGGAGAGACACCACAG ACTGCATCAACAGCTGAGACCTCAGCAAAAACACAG attgAAGTTATAAAGGGCTCTGGAGTGTTTTGCCAGGCAGAAGCATGGAAAGCAGCCCGCCTTGCCACCTCTGCTACTGCCATGGTGCGGAATCTGCTAATGGGCACCTTTGTCCTGGAGACTTTGCTGAAAAGCAACctaaatg gtGGGAAGCCAACCAGAGGGGATGGGGAGCAGCTGGTCGCCCTTGACCAAATTAAAAAGGCAGCCATTATTG ATGCTACATTGAAGAAGTGGCCAGCAGCCAGCCGAGGGCAGATAGGCACATCCATTAATTCAAAGCTCACAGAGCTGAGAAGATCCACAAGATAA
- the LOC118558871 gene encoding histone H3.v1-like isoform X3 yields the protein MEKEDTQGQTKRPHIPNSKYSEQQGLTEKASKEKVDNQKGGASKSKHQVGEKQEGHDILSKNKQEKVAEEEEEEEGEVEGEEEEEEALHYRSSKNKRASEEEECIGDEEDIIPPSKKKTAAEVRKHLDEQMWEKRKLDQMQRNSQELRNELQTLKNENERLKDIIINHIPQIKSDLAIIAQKTGRTPVEDLDSSFLTFVQPIPERRSSTEETEPFKKSHMVTELFGETPQTASTAETSAKTQIEVIKGSGVFCQAEAWKAARLATSATAMVRNLLMGTFVLETLLKSNLNGGKPTRGDGEQLVALDQIKKAAIIDATLKKWPAASRGQIGTSINSKLTELRRSTR from the exons ATGGAGAAAGAAGACACACAAGGGCAAACAAAACGTCCTCACATCCCAAATTCTAAGTACAGTGAGCAGCAGGGGCTAACTGAGAAGGCTTCAAAGGAAAAG GTTGACAATCAAAAGGGAGGGGCTTCCAAATCCAAGCACCAGGTGGGTGAGAAGCAGGAGGGTCATGACATACTTTCAAAGAACAAG CAGGAGAAggtggcagaggaggaggaagaggaggagggtgaGGTAgagggtgaggaggaggaggaggaggcgctTCATTACAGATCTTCAAAGAACAAG CGGGCCAGCGAAGAGGAAGAGTGCATTGGGGATGAAGAGGACATAATACCACCGTCTAAGAAAAAG ACAGCTGCTGAAGTTAGAAAACACCTGGACGAACAGATGTGGGAGAAAAGAAAGCTCGACCAAATGCAAAGAAATTCGCAGGAGTTGAGGAATGAACTCCAAActcttaaaaatgaaaatgaacgTCTGAAAGACATTATCATCAATC ATATCCCTCAAATTAAAAGTGACCTCGCCATTATTGCTCAAAAG ACTGGAAGGACTCCTGTGGAAGATCTTGATTCCTCCTTCTTGACTTTTGTGCAACCG ATTCCAGAAAGGAGATCGAGCACAGAGGAGACCGAGCCCTTTAAAAAGAGTCACATGGTGACTGAGCTCTTTGGAGAGACACCACAG ACTGCATCAACAGCTGAGACCTCAGCAAAAACACAG attgAAGTTATAAAGGGCTCTGGAGTGTTTTGCCAGGCAGAAGCATGGAAAGCAGCCCGCCTTGCCACCTCTGCTACTGCCATGGTGCGGAATCTGCTAATGGGCACCTTTGTCCTGGAGACTTTGCTGAAAAGCAACctaaatg gtGGGAAGCCAACCAGAGGGGATGGGGAGCAGCTGGTCGCCCTTGACCAAATTAAAAAGGCAGCCATTATTG ATGCTACATTGAAGAAGTGGCCAGCAGCCAGCCGAGGGCAGATAGGCACATCCATTAATTCAAAGCTCACAGAGCTGAGAAGATCCACAAGATAA